Proteins from a single region of Salvelinus sp. IW2-2015 linkage group LG4p, ASM291031v2, whole genome shotgun sequence:
- the LOC111959621 gene encoding pannexin-1, whose amino-acid sequence MAIAHVATEYVFSDFLLKEPGQARYRAVRTELAMDKMVTCVAVGLPLLLISLAFAQEVSVGVQISCFPPANFSWRQAMYVDSYCWAALHTHTLPLWLHKFFPYILLLVAVIMYSPAVFWRFSASPLLQSDLSFIIEELDRCYNRAVTLAKRMATAGEHTDSVAFDPTEGCFMYPVVEQYLLTKRRSVVVLWRYLLCRGLNLLTLLLACVYLGYYLRLASLTDQFGCSLRTGLLANDTSIPDQLQCKLVAVGVFTLLSFVNLLVYAMLVPVVIYSALRPFFQSHTHFLKSYQSLPTISVLPLPQGQWDDLTLYFLFLEENLSELKSYKYMKVLELLRRRGMCEGEDFDAMGLLQMLCLVKTDVTDGKRSTAATFNASDKTTNANASLDAKANDNPIAKVSHIANANPAAGEASSKAPALSPASPDSCQSQTSATEMTEFSALLPGNSAMTGGRRSDEGAVRQRII is encoded by the exons ATGGCTATCGCCCACGTCGCTACAGAGTATGTGTTCAGCGATTTCCTCCTGAAGGAGCCGGGTCAGGCAAGGTACCGCGCCGTGCGCACTGAGYTAGCCATGGACAAGATGGTGACCTGCGTGGCGGTGGgactccctctcctccttatTTCTCTAGCCTTCGCCCAGGAGGTCTCTGTGG gtGTTCAGATCAGCTGTTTCCCTCCAGCTAACTTTTCCTGGCGTCAGGCCATGTATGTAGACTCCTACTGCTGGGcagccctacacactcacacactacccTTATGGCTACACAAg TTTTTCCCCTATATCCTGCTGTTGGTAGCAGTAATTATGTATAGTCCGGCGGTGTTCTGGcgtttctctgcctctcctctgcttcAGTCAGACCTTAGCTTCATCATAGAAGAGCTCGACCGCTGCTACAACCGTGCTGTCACTCTGGCTAAACGCATGGCCACTGCTGGGGAACACACAGACAG tgTTGCGTTTGACCCTACTGAGGGCTGTTTCATGTACCCGGTAGTGGAGCAGTATCTGCTGACCAAGAGGAggagtgttgtggtgttgtggcgCTACCTGCTGTGTCGAGGCCTCAACCTGCTCACCTTGCTTCTGGCCTGTGTCTACCTGGGCTACTACCTCCGCCTCGCCTCCCTCACTGACCAG TTCGGCTGTTCCCTGCGCACCGGACTCCTGGCCAATGACACCTCAATCCCCGACCAATTACAGTGCAAGCTGGTTGCCGTGGGAGTATTCACTTTGCTAAG CTTTGTTAACCTGCTGGTGTACGCCATGCTGGTTCCCGTGGTGATATACTCCGCTCTGCGCCCCTTCTTTCAATCACACACCCATTTCCTGAAGTCCTACCAATCACTGCCCACCATCAGTGTTCTGCCCCTCCCGCAGGGCCAATGGGATGACCTGACGCTCTACTTCCTCTTCCTGGAAGAAAACCTCAGCGAGCTCAAGTCCTACAAGTACATGAAG GTGTTGGAGTTgttgaggaggagggggatgtgTGAGGGGGAGGACTTTGACGCCATGGGACTGCTTCAGATGCTATGTCTGGTGAAGACTGATGTCACGGATGGAAAGAGGAGCACCGCAGCTACCTTCAATGCTAGTGACAAAACCACCAATGCAAATGCTAGCCTTGATGCTAAAGCTAATGATAACCCTATTGCTAAAGTTAGCCATATTGCTAATGCTAACCCTGCCGCTGGGGAGGCTAGTAGCAAGGCCCCAGCCCTCAGCCCAGCTTCCCCAGACTCATGCCAAAGCCAGACCAGTGCCACTGAAATGACAG AATTCTCTGCTCTGTTGCCAGGCAACAGTGCAATGACAGGCGGAAGGCGGAGTGATGAGGGGGCGGTCCGACAGCGAATTATCTGA